GAAGAATCTCCCAGGATTTTTAAAATTCCCAACAGTTTCCCACCCCCAACTTTGCTCTGATCTCTGACCTCAAGTTAGCAAAGAGTATCTAAGTGGGTAGGTATGAACTCCCAGCATCTGGTTGCCCAGGTGATGGGGCCAGTGTTCTGTACTTTTCATATCTTCTACAGCTGAGCTGATCCAAAGCTGTTTCACTGTCATAAGTCACACCGAGACTTGCCTCTGTGCTCACTAACCTTAGCTGGCTACCAGTTGGACAAAGCAGCGATTTTAAAATCCTCACCCTCGTTTTCATGGCATGGCAGTACACCAACTCCCAACTTCTAACCCTCAAACCTCCAAGGGCCCCGTGCTCTTCTAATTCCAGCCTCTTGCAGAATTCTCATTGCTCCGCTGGTTGTGGCTTGTGCCCGAGTCCCAAGctgtggaattccttccctaaaactctccctccctcctcaatcAAAGAAACCTCTTTCAACATCAGACATATTCCCTTTTGTGACCCAGGTCAAGACCTTCCTGTTAACAACCCTATGCAACACCTTTTGTAGGTGCTACatagaaggtgctatataaatgcaagtacttGAAGTCAATTTTTATCCTTTGCAAAATGCCATTGTGATCCAAAAACCTTTTACTGCCAGGATGCTCCAAATAGCTTGATAGCAAAAAAAGGTAGTTTTAAAGCATTTAGTACAATTTATTGCCTCAGCCAGAAAGTCGGAAGATCTGGCCACTGGGATCGTCACTCCAGAGAGGAAATTCGGTCCAGATTTCACTCTCCTGATTGCTGTATGTAAAGTATAGGATCCCCTATGATTTACAATAATCATTATTTAGGCTTGTGTATGGAAGATACCCTCAACTGAACGGATGCAAGAGGACATCCAGTGGTAATGGAGTCAAAGCAAGGGAGAATTAAAATTGAACGCCACTGCCGCACAAAGGGTCTCGATCACATAGTtagggagaaactgtttccactgacTGAAGGATCTGTATCAGGGGACAGAGATCAAAgacaacagtttaaaaaaaagggaggaagaggaggagaattttaaaacagattatgatctggaatgtgctgcctaaaGATGCAATGGaaggaactttcaaaaggaaactggatgaaCACTTGTGAGGAGAATTTTTAGGCATCTGCAGAATTAATAGGACAATCAGAATGAAAGTTAAACCCTTTCAGGGAgccagcacaggcatgatggggtAAATAACTTCCTTTTGGAAAGCAATTTTTATAAGCAGTGTTGCCTCCTAATTTCCAAACTACAGATTAGATTTCAATAACTCTTTTATGAGCAAAGAATTAGTATTTATGAAGTCATTGTATGAGAGGTTCTGGAACTGGGGAGGCTTGGGGCagtattgaaaaaaaatccagcCAGTGTTTTAAAGTATTCAAAATGCACTTACAGTCATTAGTTCTATGGGGTGTTGTGCAAAAGTTAAACCTGAACCCtacatttgaaatatattttaagctGCTACTCATCTGACTGAAGGCATGTGTacgagagaaagacagagagagacacccacatacacacacagacagaaaaaaaagagaattaagGAAACGGCATGCCCCATAATATTTTTTTGTACCTGTGGAAACCATTAAAAATGCAAGCATTAAAAGTACTACTGTCTCTCCAATGATATTTTGGTTATGTGCTCTGCAGTTACATTGTCCCTGAATTTGGCAATCTATCTCCAGTTTTCTTTCATTCGCAAGACTCTCGTTCTAATACGTAAATACAATATTTCTATTTACATAGCTCATTTCACAACCCTTGTACCTAAAGGAGGATCTTAGTCCAGTCACCGATGTGGCAGCCCATTTACACACAGTGAGCTGCTGGACTGCAATGTGGTAACGACCAGCTTTATGTACTTTTACTGAAGTAGTATTTGATCTGGTGAAGGACTGTTTCCATGAGCGTGAGGGTCAGTAACCAGGCGACACAGACTGaaggtaaaaataaaaacagggcCAAGGtgagaattttcttttcttttcccacCCCAAGCTGCAATTTGACACCTGCTCCCTGAAAAGGCGATGGAATCATCTTCAATTGGGACTGTCAGGAGTTGGATACTTGAGAAAACAAAAGCAACTGCAGGGTTGTGGGGAGGAAGAGGACAGAGTGGGAAGCGGGATTAAACACATAGGTCCTTTGAAGAGAAAACACAGGCATGATGTGCTGTTACACCTCTTGAAATTTCTCCAGTCAGCCCAGGCAATTGGGAACCACCCAGGAGGCCATTTCATCAGACTCCCTTCTTGTACGACTCTCTTGTTGATTCAGGGCCCACTATCTGATGCTTTGTTCATCGACTATGCCACAAAAGGGGACAAACACAAATCAAGTCAATCCAGTACGGTGAAATAACATTGAGAAGGTGGAAACAGCCGCACAAGAGTTTCAACAGAATGTGCTGGGACTATCCAGGAAAAAGTGATGGACCACCATCTCTGATGTGATTCACAAAATCTGCAGAGAAACAAGACACTTTGCCTCCCTCCACGATCAAATACAGGCAGTTCCGCTTCCCTCTGcgccatcccttttgaaacagaCAAAAGCAAATGCAGAGTTGCAGGGAGGAAAAGAGGAGCCAGCAGTCGCCGGAGAGGAAGAGGTGAAGCAGGAGCAAGGACCATTCTTGGCACAGTTCAATGAACCGGTGGGAAAATGCAGCTTAGACAAAGGAGAAATGCCTTGGCAAAGCTTTATGAACAAGAGCACAATAACTGTGGTGAGCAGGGACAGCAGGATCATTTAAGGTGGATTGGCTGCATTAGATGACAGCACAGGTCCAAGCTAAAAAGTTGGGCAATTCCCCCGTCAATCAGCCTGGAAGCACCACTGGGGTTGATTTTAcacacttcaatgagatcatgcaACTATTCTGCAATTTGTCGGAACAATTAGCCCGCTTCTACCCATGAAAGATGCTGCCGTTTGAAGCGGCATTCTGTGTGCCACGCTGCGTCAAGGTTCTTTTCAATTCAATGCCTTTATTTAGACTATGAGTAAATACCTTGTTTGTGGTATaatagattgtttgttgtgaATCCTGCCAATATGCCCTCTTCACCTTCAACTGAAATGCCGACAAACACTCTGGAAATGATTACGCATTACTGCCTCTCCCCAGACAAAACCAGCATTAAAAGAAAAAGTTAGTCACAGgaggtggtgggaaaattattttctcttttgcaGTGAAGTTTTTGGAACCATCAAGACCTGTAACTGTCAAAATATCAAACAGTCACTCAGTTTTTAAAACAGAATGGCATGTAGAAAAGTATATTAAATTCTCAAACCACCAGGTCCCTCTAagattggggggttggggggtaggCTGCTGAAATTTAACTTGGTAGGGAGGTGTAAAGCAGGCACGTCGCATCTGCCACGAGTAATACATTCCCATAGGAGTCACAGTTACATACTGTGTGTGTAACCGGCAGATACAATACCACCAATGTTGGATCAGCTGCTTGTATTAAATATTACCAGCCCACCCCCTCAATGCTCCCCTTGCTCACCCAGCGCTAGCCAAGCCTTAAGGCAGCCCCAGCGAAGTGGGGACGGCAGTCGTCGCCTGCAAGTTCTGGGAGTCCTGTGCGTCAGTGATCCTGCCCTTTGTGTCCTGGCACGCCAGGCTGGGCAGCTGCCTGATCACCGAGGTCTTGCGCGCCCCCAACTCCGTGAGTCCGCTGTTAGTCCTCGGCTGGCTGAGAGCAGGGGGCGGGGGAGAGGCTCCCGCTCGCGGCTTCGCGCTGCCATCCACGGGCGAGGTGAGCTGAGTGGGGAGCGAAGGAGCTGAGGCGGCGGCGGCATCCATAGCCGGCAAGGGCGCTGGGACCTGGGGAGCCGGTGTGGCGTGACTGGCGTTCTCGGGCCAGCGGGCGGCATCTGGGGCCAGTCGGGCCGCTGGAACTTCCTTGGCACCGGTTATCCCACTGCTGGTCGCTTCAGCCAGTCCCTCAGGATTCCCCTGTCCTTCCAACGCCTTCCGCGGGCGCCCCCGCCTCTTCTTGGAGAGGAGCCCCTCTTCGGAGGCAGGCAGCGTGCCGGCGGGGCGCTTGCGTGACGAGGCACCGGTGGATGGGCTCTTCGGCCGGGCGAGCCGGCACTTTCCGTCTTTGGGCTTGCTGACCTTGGGGCTGTTAGCTGGGCCCTTGCTGTTGGGCAGGTTAAGCGAGCCCGCGGCCGGGGGAACCTCTGGCACGGGGAGTCTGACTGGCCCCGGGGCCAAGCCCGGGAGGATGACAGTGACCTTCTTCAGGAGCGGCACGTTCCCAGCGGTGACGATGCCTGTGCTGTTGGCCCCCGGGGGCAGAGCGAGTGGCACAGGGGGAGGAATGGCACTCATCCTGACAGGCAAGGCAGACGGGGCGATGCAGCGACCCACGCCAGCAGTGGAGATGGCAACCAGCTTCTTGGCCTGAGCCTTGGGCCGAATGGGGGCAAAACGATTTATCACGCTGTCGACGTCAGCCGCACTGGTCTGTTTTCCTCGGCTGGCTGCCGGCCCGTCTTCTTTCCCGCTCTGGACACATGGCACTGTGCCTTTGGAAGCCTCTGTCTGCACAGTTGAAACAAACAAGAAGTTCAATTCGGAGACACAGgagtctgcaggtgctggaagctgcagcaacacacaaaacacagtgggatgggcagcatctatggagggaaatggacccagtccaaaaaaaaagtccagatgaagggtctcgacttgaatcgtcgactgtccatttccttctatagatgctgcctgacctgctgagttcctccagcagtctgtgtgttgctcaagaaatTCAATTCCTTCTGCTTCCTGATAC
The sequence above is drawn from the Pristis pectinata isolate sPriPec2 chromosome 40, sPriPec2.1.pri, whole genome shotgun sequence genome and encodes:
- the rfx5 gene encoding DNA-binding protein RFX5; this encodes MEEEEVHLQVPNRGGLTPPDSEAADTEPSTLLHKLKGGINKNVQLKVDNVLQEVKGFSDSEKLYLYLQLPSGPSHGDKSSSISSSDPYPTSTADQMHACNWIRNHLEEHPDTCLPKQDVYDAYKRYCDNLSYRLLSAANFGKIMRDVFPNFKARRLGGRGQSKYCYGGIRRKTVVSMPSLPSLDLKLPDPLEAKEADKSQQNEVLMSAAISLICEWAQRVLMRQFDTVVDLARFLVMEHLISPRTKNAMVVMEELMTENMLKTQKDPKHRQQPKNAGKDVEERTQDLQTEASKGTVPCVQSGKEDGPAASRGKQTSAADVDSVINRFAPIRPKAQAKKLVAISTAGVGRCIAPSALPVRMSAIPPPVPLALPPGANSTGIVTAGNVPLLKKVTVILPGLAPGPVRLPVPEVPPAAGSLNLPNSKGPANSPKVSKPKDGKCRLARPKSPSTGASSRKRPAGTLPASEEGLLSKKRRGRPRKALEGQGNPEGLAEATSSGITGAKEVPAARLAPDAARWPENASHATPAPQVPAPLPAMDAAAASAPSLPTQLTSPVDGSAKPRAGASPPPPALSQPRTNSGLTELGARKTSVIRQLPSLACQDTKGRITDAQDSQNLQATTAVPTSLGLP